In Natronococcus occultus SP4, the following proteins share a genomic window:
- the lysS gene encoding lysine--tRNA ligase, producing MSADENDANDGDEPDTESPYTLQREDDARHVFWADAVADRVERRDPDEPIVIKGGISPSGVPHLGNVNEVMRGYYVAEVLRERGHEVSQVFTADDRDPLRKLPRTLCDLDGDLVDLGEVDAGALGRNLGSPYTDIPDPFGCCDSYGAHFSQIIQDSADAVDVPIEMVSTTELYTDGEFDDVTQHVLANQDRAREVLSQYQDKVDEEYVPFNPICEECGKITETVTDVDLATDPATVDYRCTDMDAGDRTIEGCGHEGTATIREGKMPWRFEWPGQWQALGVDFEPFGKDHAEGSWPSGQDVARNVLETEPPVPMVYEWFTLDGDPFSSSEGNVILVSDVLELLEPEVLRYFFAKDPSKARDFSVERLDQLVDEFDRFEATYFGEVDASEDERAFAERVYPLVVEEPREDRIRLPYTFAAVLGMFDDPELREEVARKEGHIPEDAPERAVEDALARVERARNWARRTGNEFDYELKRSAIPDHEFDATTEDALDELADFVAAGHEPDEIQGEIYETAKRHDVEIGDFFGAGYRLFFDEEQGPKLGPFLGKLDREFVVARLRRER from the coding sequence ATGAGCGCCGACGAGAACGACGCGAACGACGGGGACGAACCGGACACCGAGAGCCCCTACACCCTCCAGCGCGAGGACGACGCGCGTCACGTCTTCTGGGCCGACGCGGTCGCCGACCGGGTCGAAAGGAGAGATCCCGACGAACCGATCGTGATCAAGGGCGGCATCTCGCCGTCGGGCGTTCCTCACCTGGGCAACGTCAACGAGGTGATGCGGGGGTACTACGTCGCCGAGGTGCTCCGTGAGCGCGGCCACGAGGTCAGCCAGGTGTTTACCGCCGACGACCGTGACCCCCTCCGCAAGCTCCCTCGGACCCTCTGTGATCTCGACGGAGACCTCGTCGATCTGGGCGAGGTCGACGCGGGCGCGCTCGGCCGGAACCTCGGCTCGCCCTACACCGACATTCCGGACCCGTTCGGCTGCTGTGACTCCTACGGCGCGCACTTCTCGCAGATCATCCAGGACAGCGCCGACGCCGTCGACGTTCCGATCGAGATGGTCTCGACGACCGAGCTCTACACCGACGGCGAGTTCGACGACGTGACACAACACGTCCTCGCCAACCAGGATCGGGCCCGCGAGGTACTCTCGCAGTACCAGGACAAGGTCGACGAGGAGTACGTCCCGTTCAACCCGATCTGTGAGGAGTGTGGCAAGATCACCGAGACCGTCACCGACGTCGACTTAGCAACCGACCCTGCGACCGTCGACTACCGCTGTACCGACATGGACGCCGGCGACCGCACCATTGAGGGCTGTGGCCACGAGGGAACCGCCACCATCCGCGAGGGGAAGATGCCTTGGCGCTTCGAGTGGCCCGGCCAGTGGCAGGCCTTAGGCGTCGACTTCGAACCCTTCGGCAAGGACCACGCCGAGGGCTCCTGGCCAAGCGGCCAGGACGTCGCGCGCAACGTCCTCGAGACCGAGCCACCGGTGCCGATGGTCTACGAGTGGTTCACCCTCGACGGCGACCCCTTCTCCTCTTCCGAGGGCAACGTCATCCTCGTCTCGGACGTCCTCGAGCTGCTCGAACCCGAGGTGCTGCGGTACTTCTTCGCGAAGGACCCCTCGAAGGCGCGGGACTTCAGCGTCGAACGGCTCGACCAGCTCGTCGACGAGTTCGATCGCTTCGAGGCGACCTACTTCGGCGAGGTCGACGCCAGCGAGGACGAACGGGCCTTCGCGGAGCGGGTCTACCCCCTCGTCGTGGAGGAGCCCCGCGAGGACCGGATTCGGCTCCCCTACACGTTCGCCGCCGTGCTGGGGATGTTCGACGACCCCGAGCTGCGCGAGGAGGTCGCCCGCAAGGAAGGCCACATCCCCGAGGACGCCCCCGAGCGGGCCGTCGAGGACGCCCTGGCACGCGTCGAGCGGGCGCGCAACTGGGCGCGCCGAACCGGCAACGAGTTCGACTACGAGCTCAAGCGCAGCGCGATCCCCGACCACGAGTTCGACGCGACGACCGAGGACGCCCTCGACGAGCTCGCCGACTTCGTCGCGGCGGGCCACGAGCCCGACGAGATTCAGGGCGAGATCTACGAGACCGCAAAGCGCCACGACGTCGAGATCGGCGACTTCTTCGGGGCCGGCTACCGGCTCTTTTTCGACGAGGAGCAGGGGCCGAAGCTGGGCCCGTTCCTCGGCAAGCTCGACCGGGAGTTCGTCGTCGCGCGACTCCGGCGGGAGCGCTAA